The Lysobacter oculi genomic sequence GTACCCGGCGCTGAGCCTTCTCGCCCTGACCGGCCAACTTTTTCCGCCTGCACAGGTTGAATCGCATGACTTCGAAGAATGCCTCCCCGCGCGCAGCCTCGGCTACGCGTGCCCCTGCGCCTTTGCTCAAGCCCATCCTCGACGCCGCCGGCAAGGGCGACGAAGTGCGCGATCTCGCGGTCGCGCTGTATGACCGCCTTTCGCCGCAGGACATGGCCGCGCATCCCGCCGCCGCATGGGCCGCGCTGGCCCGCGACGCGCTGGAATTCATGCGCGTGCGCAAGCCCGGCAAGGCGCTGATCCGCGTCTTCAACCCCGGCCTCAAGAAGCATGGCTGGGAACTGCCGCGCAGCGTGGTGCAGATCGTCAACGACGACATGCCGTTCCTGGTTGATTCGGTCAGCAACGTGCTGAGCGAGCAGGGCATCGGCGTGCACGCGCTGATCCATCCGGTGGTTCCGGTGCAGCGCGACAAGGCCGGCAAGCTGCAGGCGCTGGGCAAGGGGGATGCGGAATCGGTCATGCACATCGAGATCGACCGCCTCGACACCGCTGACGCCAAGGCGCTGGAAGCCACGCTGGCCCGCGTGCTGGGCGATGTGCGGGCGAGCGTCGAGGACTGGCCGCAGATGCGCGTGCGCATGGAGGAAGCCGCCGACCAGATGCTCGAAGCACCCGGCCCGGTGTCGGCTGCCGTGCTGGAAGAGTCACGCGAGTTCCTGCGCTGGGCCGCCGACAACCATTTCACCTTCCTCGGCTACCGCGAATACAAGGTCGAGAAGCAGGGCAAGGAGGACATGCTGGTGGCCGTCGACGGTTCCGGCCTGGGCCTGCTGCGCGACGAGGATGCCAGCAAGCCGCGTCCGCTGAAGTCGATGGACGCACACCAGCTGCAGAAGTCCGGCGTGCTGGATCCGCTGATCCTGTCGAAGACCAATGCGCGTGCCCGCGTGCACCGCCGCGGCTACATGGACTACATCGGCGTGGTCACGTTCGATGCCAAGGGGCGCCCGCTCTCGGAGAAGCGCTTCATCGGCCTGTTCACGTCGAGCGCCTACAACCGTCGCCCGTGGGAGATCCCGGTGGTGCGCACGCGCTTCGAGCGGGTGATGGAAGGTTCCGGCCTGCCGGCCAGCGGCCACAGCGCGAAGGCGCTCCGCCACATCCTCGAGACACTGCCGCGCGATGAACTGTTCCAGTCCAGCGACGCCGAATTGCTCGGCCTCGGCAGCGGCGTGCTCGGCCTGCAGGAGCGCGTGGACAGCAAGCTGTTCATCCGCCGCGACCGCTACGGCCGTTTTTACTCGGTGCTGGTGTTCGTGCCGCGCGAGCGTTTCAACACCGACATGCGCCTGCGCATCGAAAGCATGCTGAAGGAGGCGCTCTCGGCCGACCACATCGAGAGCCACGTGCTGATGGGCGATTCACCGCTGGCGCAGCTGCACATGATCGTGCGTCCGCGCGGCGATGCCGCGGAGAACGAATTCGACATCGCGGCGCTGGAAAGCGCGCTGGCGGAGATCGTCCGCAACTGGCACGACAACCTCAACGACCTGCTGGTGGCGCGCCACGGTGAAGCCGAAGGCCTGGCGATGGCCAAGCGTTACGGCCGCGCGCTGAGTTCGGCGTACATCGAGCAGGCCAGCCCGGAAGCGGCCGCCGATGACGTGGCGCAACTGGCCGCGCTCGCCGATGCCGACAGCCTCGGCATCAGTCTGCGTACCGATCCGTCTGCGAGCCATTGCGAAGGCTGCATCGAGGTCAAGCTGTTCCGCCGCGGCGACAGCCTGCCGCTGTCCGAAGTGCTGCCGATGCTGGAGCACATGGGCCTGCAGGTGGTCACCGAATATCCGTACAGCATCGTCGCCGATGGCGAGGAACTGTCGATCCAGGACCTGGAAGTGCGCGTCACCGAAGGCGCGGCACTGACCGAGGAAAGCATCGCCTACTTCACCGAAGCCTTTGGCCGCGTCTGGCACGGCGATCTGGAGAACGACGGCTTCAACCGCCTGGTGCTGGGCGCCGGCCTGCGCTGGAAGCAGGTGCAGATGCTGCGTGCCTACTGCAAGTACCTGATGCAGATCGGCGTGCCGTTCTCGCAGTCGTATGTCGAGGCGACGTTCGCGCGCTATCCGTTGCTGGCACGTTTGATGGTCGAGTATTTCGAAGCACGCTTCGATCCGGCGACCGGCAAGGAGACCAAGGCGCAGATCGCCGCCGGCGCCGAGGCCTTCGCTGCGCAGATCGATGCGCTGGCCAAGGGCGATGCCGCCGCGGTGGCCGCCATCAAGCCGGTCATCGATGCACGCAGCGCATCGCGCGAGGCACAGGGCAAGGCGACGCACGGTGCGTTGCTGGCGCTGCTGGACCGCGTCAAGAGCCTGGACGAGGACCGCATCCTGCGCAGCTTCATCGGCGTCATCGATGCCACGCTGCGCACCAACTACTACATCGACTACACCGACGGCCTGCGCAAGGATGGCGGCCCGGCCGACTACCTCGCGTTCAAGCTGGACTGCGCGGCGGTGCCGGACCTGCCGAAGCCGCGTCCGTATCGTGAAATCTGGGTCTGCGGCCCGCGCGTGGAAGGCATCCACCTGCGTTACGGGCCGGTGGCGCGTGGCGGCCTGCGCTGGTCGGATCGCCGCGAGGACTTCCGCACTGAAGTGCTGGGCCTGGTCAAGGCGCAGATGGTGAAGAACACGGTGATCGTGCCGGTCGGCAGCAAGGGCGGTTTCTACGCCAAGCAGCTGCCGGACCCGGCGCTGGACCGAGACGCATGGTTCAACGAAGGCGTCGCCTGCTACAAGCGCTTCATCAACGGCCTGCTCGACATCACCGACAACCTGTCGACTGAAGGCAAGGTGTTGCCGCCGACCGGTGTGGTGCGCCATGACGGCGACGATCCGTACCTGGTGGTCGCCGCCGACAAGGGCACAGCCACGTTCTCCGACATCGCCAACGGGATTGCGCAGGCGCATGGCTTCTGGCTGGACGATGCGTTCGCCTCGGGTGGCTCGGTCGGTTACGACCACAAGGGCATGGGCATCACCGCGCGCGGTGCGTGGGAATCGGTCAAGCGCCATTTCCGCGCGCTCGGCCGCGACAGCCAGAAGCAGGACTTCACCTGCGTCGGCATCGGCGACATGTCGGGCGACGTGTTCGGCAACGGCATGCTGCTGTCGAAGCACATCCGCCTGGTCGCCGCGTTCGACCACCGCCACATCTTCCTTGACCCGGATCCGGATGCCGCGAGCTCATTCAAGGAACGCGCGCGCCTGTTCAAGCTGCCGCGTTCCTCGTGGGCGGACTACGACGCCAAGCTGATCAGCAAGGGCGGCGGCGTGTTCTCGCGTGCCGAAAAGTCGATCAAGCTGGGCCGCGAGATCAAGGCGGCGCTGGGCATCGATGCGGAAGTGGAGGCGCTGAGCCCGAACGAGCTGATGTCGGCCATCCTGAAATCGCCGGTCGACCTGCTGTGGAACGGTGGCATCGGCACCTACGTCAAATCGAGCCACCAGAGCAATGCCGATGTCGGCGACCGCGCCAACAACGGGCTGCGCGTCAACGGCGAAGACCTGCGCTGCAAGGTGGTGGGCGAGGGCGGCAACCTCGGCTTCACCCAGCTGGGTCGCGTCGAGGCGGCGCAATGCGGCGTGCTGCTCAACACCGACTTCATCGACAACTCGGCGGGCGTGGACACCTCGGACCACGAGGTCAACATCAAGATCCTGCTCAATGGCGAAGTGCAGAAGGGCCGCCTCAAGCTGCCCGAGCGCAACAAGCTGCTGGCTTCGATGACCGATGAAGTCGCCGGCCTGGTGTTGAACGACAACTACCGCCAGAACCAGACCCTTTCGCTGATGGAGCGCATGGCGCAGAGCCGCCTGGGTTCCAAGATGCATTTCATCCGCACGCTGGAATCGCTGGGCCTGCTCGACCGCAAGATCGAGGACCTGCCGAGCGATGCCGAAGTCGCCGAACGCAAGGCGCGTGGCATGGGGCTGACCCGTCCGGAGCTGTCGGTGCTGCTGTCGTACTCCAAGCTGGTGGCGTTCCCGCAGCTGCTCGAAAGCGACGTGCCGGAAGACCCGTACCTGTCGAAGGAACTGGTGCGCTACTTCCCCGAGCCGCTGCAGGCCAAGTACGCGAAGGCGATGGAAGGCCACCGCCTGAAGCGCGAGATCATCGCCACGGCGGTGACCAACTCCACCATCAACCGGATGGGCTCGACCTTCCTGATGCGTATGCAGGAAGACAGCGGCCGCAGCATCGGTGACATCGCCAAGGCCTACACCATCACCCGCGAAACGCTGGATGCACGCGACCTGTGGGTGCAGATCGATGCGCTCGACGGCAAGACTGCGGAGTCGGTGCAGATCGATGCGCTGCAGGTGATCTGGGAAGTGCAGCGCAGCTTCACCCGCTGGCTGCTGTCGCGCCCCGGTGCGATCCCGGGCATCCAGCAGGCGGTCGAGCGCTACCACGACGGCTTCCGCGACATCCGCGCGGGCGAGAGTATCCTGCCCGACTCTCAGCGCCCGGCCTACGAGGCGGCGCGCAAGGAATGGCGTGGCAAGGGCGTGCCGGCGGCCTTGGCCGACCAGCTGGCCGCGCTGCCGTACCTCGAACCCAGCCCGAACATCATCGAGCTGGCGCGCGAACGCAAGATGCCTGCGGTCGAGGTGGCGAAGGTCTACTTCCGCCTGGGCGATGCGTTGCGTGAGCCGTGGCTGCGCGAGCAGATCGAGGCGCTCAAGGTGGACGGCCGCTGGCATGCGGTCGCGCGTGGCGTGTTGCGCGACGAGCTGGCCGCGCAGATGCGCAAGCTCACCGACCAGGTGCTGGCGATGCCGGGCAAGGATGCCGCGGCCAAGGTCACGGCCTGGCTGGAACGCGACGACCCGACCCTGCGTTTCACGCTGTCCATGCTCAACGAGCTGGCCACGCAGAAGACGCTGGACTACCCGACGGTGTCGGTGGCGGTGCAGCGCCTGGCCCAGCTGGCCAGCCGTGGCTGAGCTTCAACGCAGGCGTGATGACGGAACGGGGCCCTATGGCCCCGTTTCGTTTTGTGTAAGGGCGGGATGGCGGAGCTTCGCGCTATCCTCGGCGCATGACGACGCCCCGCATCGCCTTCCTCGCCAGTCCCGCCGAAGATGCGCAGGTCGCGCTGGTGGCGCTCACCGCCGCGCATGGCCAGCATCTTCCGGCCGATGCGGACATCCTGGTGGCGCTGGGCGGCGATGGCTTCATGCTGCAGACGCTCCATCGCCATGGTGATCTCGGCAAGCCGGTGTACGGCATGAAGCTGGGCACGGTCGGCTTCCTGATGAACCAGCATCGTGTCGAAGACCTGCTGCCGCGCCTGGCCGCAGCCGAGCCGGCGGTGCTGAAGCCGCTGGAGATGGTCGTGCAGACCGAGTCCGGCGCACGCGTCGAATCGCTGGCCTACAACGAAGTCTCATTGCTGCGACAGACCCGGCAGGCGGCGCACATCGCCATCGAGCTCAACGGGCAGGACCGCCTCGACGAACTGATCTGCGACGGCGTGATGGCCGCCACGCCCGCAGGCAGCACGGCCTACAACTTCTCCGCCGGTGGCCCGATCCTGCCGCTCGGGGCCAATGTCATGGCGTTGACGCCGATCGCCCCGTTCCGCCCGCGCCGCTGGCGGGGCGCGGTGCTGAAGGCGACGACGGAAGTTAAATTCCGCATCCTCGACCCCTACAAGCGGCCGGTCAGCGCCACCGCCGATTCGCACGAAGTGCGCGATGTGCTGGAAGTGACCATCCGCGAATCCGCGCGACATACGGTGACCTTGCTGTTCGATCCCGAGCACAACCTCGAAGAACGCATCCTCAGCGAGCAATTCATCGCATAATCGAGCGCTCGACCGCCGCTGCGCGGGCGGATTCCAAAGGCGGGGAGTGACACAGGCAACGTGGAACAGATTCCTCCCGCATCCATGGGCACGCGCAACTGGCTGCGCGCCACCGCGCGCGGGCTGCATGCGTGGGGCTGGGGCATTGTCGCGCTGCTGTTTGGCCTGGCGCTGACAACCTGGATCGGGCATGTGGAATGGGGTCGCGAGCACCGCGACCAGGAACGTGCCTTCAAGGAAAGCGTGGATGCCATCGAGTTCGCGCTGCGCAGCGAGTTGCAGGCCTGCGAACTGGTGATGCGCTCGATGCAGTCGCTTTACCTGGCTTCCGAACGGGTGTTGCCGGATGAATTCGCGTCCGCCTACGAAAACCTTGAGGTGCGCCGGCAGCTGCCCAGCCTGCAGGCCCTGTCCTTTGCCGAGCGCACCACGGACGAGGTGAGTGGCGAGGCGCACTTCATCATCCGCCAGGTCGAGCCGCATATCCCTTCGAACGAGGGACTGGTAGGCCTGGACATCAACGGCCAGCCCGCGAGTCTGGCCGCCGCCCGCAAATCGCACGATACGGATGAGATGGTGATGTCGGCGCCATTCCGGCTGGCGCAGGCCCCGAGGACAGCGTCCACGAAGAGCGGCATGGTGCTGAGGTTGCCCGTGTTCGCACCCGGGCGCGTGCCGACCACGGTCGATGAGCGACGCATGCGTATCCGCGGCAGTCTGGGCGCGTCGTTCATGATCGAAACGCTGGCGCGGGATGCGCTGGAAGACGCGGTCGGCAGCCGCATGCAGGCCAGCCTGTACGACGTCACCGATGGCGCCCGCATCCTGCTGTACCGCAACCGCGACAACCCGCCGGAGACCAACGCGCTGCGTGCTTCGCGCGAGATCAGCTTCGGGCAACGGACCTGGCGGCTGGAACTGGTGAGCGCGATCACCGACAGCGGGATGCCGGCTTGGTTGCGCATCGTGCTGATCGGCGGCGTGTCGAGCCTGCTGTTCGGCGCACTGGCGTGGTCGGTGGCGGGCACGCGCCGCCATGCGATCGAGCTGGCGCAGACGGTCGGCGACCGCTACCGCGCCAGCGAGGAGCGTTTCCGGCATCTCAACGAACTGCTGCCGACGCTGGTCATCCTGTTCGACCGCGAGAGCGGCACGGTGACCTATGCCAACCAGGTGGCACGCCATCACCTGGGTATTCCCGAGGCCGGCACGCCGTTCTCGGCGATCGTGCCCGACCGCGTGGTCGACCGCCTGGCGCAGGCCGGTCCCGGCCAGCAGGTCACCAGCGAAGTGCAGATGCGCTCGATCCGCGGGCACGAATTCTGGGCCAGCATCGTCGCCAGCCAGATCGTGCTGGATGGGCGGCCGAAATGGCTGATGGTGGCGACCGATGTCTCCGAGCAGCGTCGCCTGACCGAACGCCTCAGTTACGAGGCCAGCCACGATGCCCTGACCCGCCTGCCGAACCGCCAGGAATTCGAATCCCGCCTGCACCGCGCGCTGATGTCGTCGGATGCGAGCCTGAAGGCGCTGCTGTTCATCGACCTCGACCAGTTCAAGCTGATCAATGACACCTCCGGCCACATGGCCGGCGACCAGTTGCTGGTGCAGTTGTCGATGACGATGCAGGAGCAGTTGCGCGACCACGACGTGCTCGCGCGCCTGGGCGGCGATGAATTCGGTGTGCTGCTGGAAGGCGTGGCCGACCGCGAGGAGGCGATGCGCATCGCCGAGAACCTGCGGCTGGCGATCGATGGTTATGTGTTTGTCTGGGACAACCGCAGCTACATCACCACGGCCAGCATCGGCGGCACCCTGTTCCATGCCCGCAGCGCGCCGTTGAAGGAGCTGCTGGCACAGGTCGATACCGCCTGCTACACGGCGAAGGACGCCGGTCGCAACCGCGTGCATTTCTATTCCGATGACGATGCGGCTTCGCAGATACGCCGCGGCGAGATGGACTGGGTCAACCGCATCCGCTGGGCGCTGGAGGAGTCGCGGCTGGTGCTGGCCTATCAGGAAATCCAGTCGATCCCGCACGCGAAGAACGACGACGTCCGCATCGAACTGCTGCTGCGCCTGTCGGACGAGGAGGGACGGCTGGTACTGCCGGGCGCCTTCCTGCCTGCGGCAGAGCGCTACGGCCTGATGCCGCGCATCGACCGCTGGGTCATCGACACCGCGCTGGCCAACTTCGACCGCATCCATCCGGCCGGCAAGGGCTTGAAGCTGTGCTCGATCAACCTGTCGGCGGCGAGTCTCGAGGACGACGACCTCATCGACTTCATCCTCGAAGCCATCGAGCGCCACGAGATCGATCCGCGCCGGATCATGTTCGAAATCACCGAGAACGTGGCCGTGCGTGACCTGGGCCGGGCATCGCGGCTGATTTCCTGCCTGCGCGCGGCCGGCTGCTGCATCGCGCTGGACGACTTTGGCGCCGGCATGTCGTCGTTCGGCTATCTCAAGAACCTGGGCATCGACACCATCAAGATCGATGGCGCCTTCGTGCTGGACCTGGAGCACGATGCGGTCTCGCATTCCATCGTCCGCGCGATCACCGAGATCGGCCACCAGCACGGGCTGGACGTGGTGGCGGAGTGGGTCGGCAATCCGGCGCAGGTCAAGGTGCTGGCGGGGCTCGGCGTCGATTACGTGCAGGGCTTCGGCATCCATCGCCCGCAACTGGCCCAGCTCGACCAGTTCCAAGGTTGAGCGTGTGTCGCAGTCCGCGCGACAGCCGCCGTGCATGATGCCGCCATGAACACGATTCCCCATCCGCCGCTGGTTGTCGCCATCACCGCACGCGCGCTGTTCGACATGGAGGACAGCCACGACCTGTTCCAGCGCGAAGGCGTGGCGGCTTTCAGCGCCTACCAGCGGGCGCGCGAGGACGAACCGCTGGCACCGGGCATCGCGTTTCCGCTGGTGCGCAAGCTGCTGGCGCTCAACCATGGCGCGCCGAACGGTGCGCCGCGGGTCGAGGTGATCCTGCTCTCGCGCAATTCCGCCGACACCGGCCTGCGCATCTTCAATTCCATGCAGCACCACGGCCTCGACATCCGCCGCGCCACGTTCACTTCCGGCGCGCCGGTCTGGCCCTACATCAAGCCCTTCGGTGCGCAGCTGTTCCTGTCGGCCAATCCGGAGTCGGTGCGGCGGGCGCTGGAAGCCGGCGTCGGCGCGGCGACCATCCTGCCGGCAGGCGCGGCGGAATCCCGCCATGACCAGTTGCGGATCGCCTTCGATGGCGACGCGGTGGTGTTCGGCGACGAGAGCGAACGGGTCTCGCGCGAACAGGGGCTGGAAGCCTTCGGGCTGCACGAGCAGGAACGTGCCCGCGAGCCGCTGTCGGGCGGCCCGTTTCGTGGCTTCCTGCAGGCCTTGCACGATCTGCAGCAGGATTTCCCGGCGGGCGATGCGGCGCCGATCCGCACCGCGCTGGTGACCGCGCGATCAGCGCCGGCGCATGAACGCGTGATCCGCACGCTGCGCGAGTGGGATGTGCGCCTGGACGAAGCGCTGTTCCTGGGCGGGCGCGAC encodes the following:
- a CDS encoding NAD-glutamate dehydrogenase yields the protein MTSKNASPRAASATRAPAPLLKPILDAAGKGDEVRDLAVALYDRLSPQDMAAHPAAAWAALARDALEFMRVRKPGKALIRVFNPGLKKHGWELPRSVVQIVNDDMPFLVDSVSNVLSEQGIGVHALIHPVVPVQRDKAGKLQALGKGDAESVMHIEIDRLDTADAKALEATLARVLGDVRASVEDWPQMRVRMEEAADQMLEAPGPVSAAVLEESREFLRWAADNHFTFLGYREYKVEKQGKEDMLVAVDGSGLGLLRDEDASKPRPLKSMDAHQLQKSGVLDPLILSKTNARARVHRRGYMDYIGVVTFDAKGRPLSEKRFIGLFTSSAYNRRPWEIPVVRTRFERVMEGSGLPASGHSAKALRHILETLPRDELFQSSDAELLGLGSGVLGLQERVDSKLFIRRDRYGRFYSVLVFVPRERFNTDMRLRIESMLKEALSADHIESHVLMGDSPLAQLHMIVRPRGDAAENEFDIAALESALAEIVRNWHDNLNDLLVARHGEAEGLAMAKRYGRALSSAYIEQASPEAAADDVAQLAALADADSLGISLRTDPSASHCEGCIEVKLFRRGDSLPLSEVLPMLEHMGLQVVTEYPYSIVADGEELSIQDLEVRVTEGAALTEESIAYFTEAFGRVWHGDLENDGFNRLVLGAGLRWKQVQMLRAYCKYLMQIGVPFSQSYVEATFARYPLLARLMVEYFEARFDPATGKETKAQIAAGAEAFAAQIDALAKGDAAAVAAIKPVIDARSASREAQGKATHGALLALLDRVKSLDEDRILRSFIGVIDATLRTNYYIDYTDGLRKDGGPADYLAFKLDCAAVPDLPKPRPYREIWVCGPRVEGIHLRYGPVARGGLRWSDRREDFRTEVLGLVKAQMVKNTVIVPVGSKGGFYAKQLPDPALDRDAWFNEGVACYKRFINGLLDITDNLSTEGKVLPPTGVVRHDGDDPYLVVAADKGTATFSDIANGIAQAHGFWLDDAFASGGSVGYDHKGMGITARGAWESVKRHFRALGRDSQKQDFTCVGIGDMSGDVFGNGMLLSKHIRLVAAFDHRHIFLDPDPDAASSFKERARLFKLPRSSWADYDAKLISKGGGVFSRAEKSIKLGREIKAALGIDAEVEALSPNELMSAILKSPVDLLWNGGIGTYVKSSHQSNADVGDRANNGLRVNGEDLRCKVVGEGGNLGFTQLGRVEAAQCGVLLNTDFIDNSAGVDTSDHEVNIKILLNGEVQKGRLKLPERNKLLASMTDEVAGLVLNDNYRQNQTLSLMERMAQSRLGSKMHFIRTLESLGLLDRKIEDLPSDAEVAERKARGMGLTRPELSVLLSYSKLVAFPQLLESDVPEDPYLSKELVRYFPEPLQAKYAKAMEGHRLKREIIATAVTNSTINRMGSTFLMRMQEDSGRSIGDIAKAYTITRETLDARDLWVQIDALDGKTAESVQIDALQVIWEVQRSFTRWLLSRPGAIPGIQQAVERYHDGFRDIRAGESILPDSQRPAYEAARKEWRGKGVPAALADQLAALPYLEPSPNIIELARERKMPAVEVAKVYFRLGDALREPWLREQIEALKVDGRWHAVARGVLRDELAAQMRKLTDQVLAMPGKDAAAKVTAWLERDDPTLRFTLSMLNELATQKTLDYPTVSVAVQRLAQLASRG
- a CDS encoding NAD kinase, with the translated sequence MTTPRIAFLASPAEDAQVALVALTAAHGQHLPADADILVALGGDGFMLQTLHRHGDLGKPVYGMKLGTVGFLMNQHRVEDLLPRLAAAEPAVLKPLEMVVQTESGARVESLAYNEVSLLRQTRQAAHIAIELNGQDRLDELICDGVMAATPAGSTAYNFSAGGPILPLGANVMALTPIAPFRPRRWRGAVLKATTEVKFRILDPYKRPVSATADSHEVRDVLEVTIRESARHTVTLLFDPEHNLEERILSEQFIA
- a CDS encoding bifunctional diguanylate cyclase/phosphodiesterase — protein: MGTRNWLRATARGLHAWGWGIVALLFGLALTTWIGHVEWGREHRDQERAFKESVDAIEFALRSELQACELVMRSMQSLYLASERVLPDEFASAYENLEVRRQLPSLQALSFAERTTDEVSGEAHFIIRQVEPHIPSNEGLVGLDINGQPASLAAARKSHDTDEMVMSAPFRLAQAPRTASTKSGMVLRLPVFAPGRVPTTVDERRMRIRGSLGASFMIETLARDALEDAVGSRMQASLYDVTDGARILLYRNRDNPPETNALRASREISFGQRTWRLELVSAITDSGMPAWLRIVLIGGVSSLLFGALAWSVAGTRRHAIELAQTVGDRYRASEERFRHLNELLPTLVILFDRESGTVTYANQVARHHLGIPEAGTPFSAIVPDRVVDRLAQAGPGQQVTSEVQMRSIRGHEFWASIVASQIVLDGRPKWLMVATDVSEQRRLTERLSYEASHDALTRLPNRQEFESRLHRALMSSDASLKALLFIDLDQFKLINDTSGHMAGDQLLVQLSMTMQEQLRDHDVLARLGGDEFGVLLEGVADREEAMRIAENLRLAIDGYVFVWDNRSYITTASIGGTLFHARSAPLKELLAQVDTACYTAKDAGRNRVHFYSDDDAASQIRRGEMDWVNRIRWALEESRLVLAYQEIQSIPHAKNDDVRIELLLRLSDEEGRLVLPGAFLPAAERYGLMPRIDRWVIDTALANFDRIHPAGKGLKLCSINLSAASLEDDDLIDFILEAIERHEIDPRRIMFEITENVAVRDLGRASRLISCLRAAGCCIALDDFGAGMSSFGYLKNLGIDTIKIDGAFVLDLEHDAVSHSIVRAITEIGHQHGLDVVAEWVGNPAQVKVLAGLGVDYVQGFGIHRPQLAQLDQFQG
- a CDS encoding 5'-nucleotidase yields the protein MNTIPHPPLVVAITARALFDMEDSHDLFQREGVAAFSAYQRAREDEPLAPGIAFPLVRKLLALNHGAPNGAPRVEVILLSRNSADTGLRIFNSMQHHGLDIRRATFTSGAPVWPYIKPFGAQLFLSANPESVRRALEAGVGAATILPAGAAESRHDQLRIAFDGDAVVFGDESERVSREQGLEAFGLHEQERAREPLSGGPFRGFLQALHDLQQDFPAGDAAPIRTALVTARSAPAHERVIRTLREWDVRLDEALFLGGRDKGAFLEAFGADIFFDDSLHNIDSARRHVAAGHVPHGVANDGTPPV